A window of the Ostrea edulis chromosome 1, xbOstEdul1.1, whole genome shotgun sequence genome harbors these coding sequences:
- the LOC125676182 gene encoding uncharacterized protein LOC125676182, whose protein sequence is MKSRGNRNRMGTEQNVASEETKMEKDERLSKRLCYILRYGAVKEGLKLYEGGFVDMNQLLELELMRHNTKEEVLNEADVSVSHRNAKRFEWKEENGKMFIRACFCRNFEENPCHEGSKVPTLKNACLQYVCNNLNDYDLEDFPDEHLISKMIQKMKKQNKLNNTAMRQLLVPVLEHLDFSGIYITDSTLKILWRNCPNIRVLSLKDCGYLITDNLMEQLVKKLLHLESLNLCACKHLTDRSASALSKHAKNLRELNLSWISTISEAAIINLMTKCPKLVFLDIYDHKISAESRSVMTDIARQRKMKIVLKGLTDQEIALENPCSLLPNFGKVW, encoded by the exons ATGAAATCTAGAG GAAACAGAAATAGAATGGGTACAGAACAGAATGTGGCATCAGAAGAAACGAAAATGGAGAAAGATGAACGACTCTCCAAGCGTTTGTGTTACATTCTTAGATATGGTGCTGTAAAAGAGGGACTGAAATTGTACGAAGGAG GATTTGTGGATATGAACCAGCTCCTTGAATTAGAACTGATGCGACATAACACAAAAGAAGAAGTGTTAAACGAAGCAGATGTCTCGGTGTCTCACAGGAATGCCAAGAGATTCGAATGGAAGGAGGAAAATGGGAAGATGTTCATTAGGGCATGTTTCTGTAGGAATTTTGAAGAG AACCCTTGCCATGAAGGATCCAAAGTGCCTACACTTAAAAATGCCTGTTTACAATATGTCTGCAATAACCTTAATGACTACGACCTTGAAGACTTTCCAGATGAGCACCTCATTAG TAAAATGATTCAGAAGATGAAGAAACAGAATAAATTAAACAACACAGCAATGCGACAATTGTTAGTTCCGGTTCTTGAACATCTGGATTTTTCTggaatatacatcacagacagCACACTAAAGATATTGTGGAGAAATTGTCCAAACATCCGAGTTCTTAGTCTAAAGGATTGTGGGTATCTAATAACAGACAATCTCATGGAGCAACTTGTGAAG aaactACTCCACCTCGAGTCATTAAACCTTTGTGCTTGTAAACACTTAACAGACCGGTCAGCGAGTGCTTTGTCTAAACATGCCAAAAATCTCAGGGAACTTAATCTCAGCTGGATCTCTACAATCTCTGAAGCAGCTATCATAAACCTCATGACAAAATGTCCGAAACTTGTGTTCCTGGATATTTACGATCACAAAATATCAGCCGAGAGTAGGAGTGTCATGACTGATATTGCAAGACAAcgcaaaatgaaaattgtgcTAAAAGGATTGACAGACCAAGAAATTGCTCTTGAAAATCCTTGTTCCCTTCTGCCTAATTTTGGAAAAGTCTGGTAA